The following proteins are encoded in a genomic region of Mycolicibacterium confluentis:
- the nrdI gene encoding class Ib ribonucleoside-diphosphate reductase assembly flavoprotein NrdI: MAGNNLVYFSSVSENTHRFVEKLGLPATRIPLHERIEVDTPYVLILPTYGGGHANGPDPDRGGYVPKQVIAFLNNEKNRSLIRGVIAAGNTNFGAEFGYAGQVISRKCGVPFLYRFELMGTTDDVFAVRAGLKDFWKEQTCHQPSQLQSL, from the coding sequence ATGGCCGGCAACAATCTCGTCTACTTCTCCAGCGTTTCGGAGAACACGCACCGATTCGTCGAGAAGCTCGGCCTGCCCGCCACCCGCATCCCACTGCACGAGCGGATCGAGGTCGACACCCCGTACGTGCTGATCCTGCCGACCTACGGCGGCGGGCACGCCAACGGTCCCGATCCAGACCGCGGGGGCTATGTCCCCAAGCAGGTCATCGCGTTCCTCAACAACGAAAAGAATCGGTCGTTGATCCGCGGCGTGATCGCCGCGGGCAACACCAACTTCGGCGCCGAATTCGGCTACGCGGGTCAGGTCATCTCGCGTAAGTGCGGTGTCCCCTTTCTCTATCGGTTCGAACTCATGGGCACGACGGATGATGTGTTCGCCGTCCGTGCCGGCTTGAAAGACTTCTGGAAGGAACAGACGTGCCACCAACCGTCACAGCTGCAGAGCCTGTAA
- a CDS encoding redoxin NrdH, protein MSVTVYTKPACVQCNATYKALDKAGIEYNVVDITTDPEARDYVMALGYLQAPVVVAGDDHWSGFRPDRIKTLAGAVTATA, encoded by the coding sequence ATGAGCGTCACCGTTTACACCAAGCCCGCATGTGTGCAGTGCAACGCCACGTACAAGGCCCTGGACAAGGCGGGCATCGAATACAACGTCGTTGACATCACCACCGATCCCGAGGCCCGTGACTACGTCATGGCGCTGGGCTACCTGCAGGCTCCCGTTGTGGTGGCCGGAGATGACCACTGGTCGGGCTTCCGGCCGGACCGGATCAAGACGCTGGCCGGAGCGGTCACGGCGACTGCCTGA
- a CDS encoding NAD(P)H-dependent oxidoreductase gives MSEDKTKVLVLLGSLRAGSLNRQLAEVAVENPPSGVEVSLYEGLGDVPLYNEDIDTADAPAAAVALRTAGGNADAVLVVTPEHNGTIPAALKNAIDWLSRPYGSGALKGKPVAVIGSSLSSYGGKWAHDDARKSFGIAGAAVVESSEFSVSSKVFDGKHPRESAEVTARVREVLEKLIADVSH, from the coding sequence ATGTCTGAGGACAAGACGAAGGTGTTGGTGCTGCTGGGCAGCCTGCGGGCGGGCTCGCTGAACCGGCAGCTCGCCGAGGTGGCGGTGGAGAATCCGCCCAGCGGTGTGGAGGTGAGCCTCTACGAGGGGCTGGGCGACGTGCCGCTCTACAACGAGGACATCGACACCGCCGACGCCCCGGCCGCCGCGGTCGCGCTGCGCACCGCGGGCGGAAACGCCGACGCCGTCCTGGTGGTGACGCCCGAGCACAACGGCACCATCCCGGCAGCGCTGAAGAACGCGATCGACTGGTTGTCCCGGCCCTACGGTTCCGGGGCGCTCAAGGGCAAGCCCGTGGCGGTCATCGGCTCGTCGCTGAGCAGCTATGGCGGAAAGTGGGCGCACGACGACGCCCGGAAGTCGTTCGGTATCGCCGGCGCGGCGGTGGTCGAGTCCAGCGAGTTCTCGGTGTCGTCGAAGGTCTTCGACGGTAAGCATCCGCGTGAGAGCGCCGAGGTGACGGCGAGGGTGCGCGAAGTGCTGGAGAAGCTGATCGCCGACGTCTCCCATTAG
- a CDS encoding TetR/AcrR family transcriptional regulator has translation MDAAGAARGLPVVDVAPAERGDAARNRALLLDAARRLVTERGADTVTMDDIAHAAGVGKGTVFRRFGSRAGLMMVLLDEDERASQEAFLFGPPPMGPGAPPLDRLVAFGRSRIRFAHTHHELLSAAKRDPQFRATQVVLVQRRHVEFLLESAGTTGDLAAQTDALLALLDADYVEHRLTAGGLTVDELGDAWASLATKLCGR, from the coding sequence GTGGATGCGGCAGGCGCAGCGCGAGGGTTACCCGTCGTCGACGTCGCGCCCGCCGAACGCGGCGACGCCGCACGCAACCGGGCCCTCCTCCTCGACGCCGCCCGCCGACTCGTCACCGAACGCGGCGCAGACACCGTCACCATGGACGACATCGCCCACGCCGCGGGCGTCGGCAAGGGCACGGTGTTCCGTCGCTTCGGCAGCAGGGCGGGGCTGATGATGGTGCTGCTCGACGAGGACGAGCGCGCCAGCCAGGAGGCCTTCCTGTTCGGGCCGCCGCCCATGGGACCCGGCGCCCCTCCCCTGGACCGCCTCGTGGCGTTCGGTCGCAGCCGGATCAGGTTCGCTCACACGCACCACGAACTGCTTTCGGCGGCCAAACGCGACCCGCAGTTCCGCGCCACCCAGGTGGTCCTCGTGCAACGCCGCCATGTCGAGTTCCTGCTCGAGTCTGCGGGCACCACAGGCGATCTGGCCGCGCAGACCGACGCACTGCTGGCCCTGCTCGACGCCGACTACGTCGAACATCGACTGACCGCGGGCGGGCTCACGGTCGACGAACTCGGTGACGCCTGGGCAAGCCTGGCCACCAAGCTGTGCGGGCGGTGA
- a CDS encoding DNA polymerase IV, with translation MTTGTRTHRWILHVDLDQFLASVELRRRPDLVGLPVIVGGSGDPTAPRKVVTCASYEAREFGVHAGMPLRTAARRCPEATFLPSDPDAYDAASGEVMGLLRDLGHACEVWGWDEAYLGADVDDPVALAEHLRAVIAAATGLSCSVGISDNKQRAKVATGFAKPAGVFTLTDANWMSVMGGRPVDALWGVGPKTAKKLAGMDITTVRELAAADAETLTSTFGPSTGLWLLLLAKGGGDDTVSSEPWVPRSRSHVVTFPTDLTDRDEIDAAVTQLARRTLDDVLAEGRVVTRVAVTVRTSTFYTRTKIRKLPEPDTRDSVIVATALAVLDQFELDRPVRLLGVRLELRMPSTS, from the coding sequence GTGACCACCGGAACGCGCACCCACAGGTGGATTCTGCATGTCGACCTCGACCAGTTCCTGGCCTCGGTCGAACTGCGCCGACGGCCCGACCTGGTCGGACTGCCCGTCATCGTCGGTGGCAGCGGCGATCCGACCGCACCGCGCAAGGTGGTGACGTGCGCGTCCTATGAGGCCCGGGAGTTCGGCGTGCACGCGGGCATGCCGCTGCGGACCGCCGCCCGACGCTGCCCGGAGGCGACGTTCCTGCCGTCGGATCCCGACGCGTATGACGCGGCGTCCGGCGAGGTCATGGGCCTGCTCCGCGATCTCGGGCACGCCTGCGAGGTGTGGGGTTGGGATGAGGCCTATCTTGGTGCCGACGTCGACGACCCCGTGGCGCTCGCGGAACACCTCCGAGCGGTGATCGCCGCCGCGACCGGCCTGTCCTGCTCGGTGGGGATCAGCGACAACAAGCAGCGGGCCAAGGTGGCCACCGGATTCGCCAAACCGGCCGGCGTCTTCACCCTCACCGACGCCAACTGGATGTCCGTGATGGGAGGCCGCCCCGTCGACGCACTGTGGGGCGTTGGCCCCAAGACCGCGAAAAAGCTTGCGGGCATGGATATCACGACCGTTCGCGAATTGGCCGCCGCCGATGCCGAGACACTGACGTCGACCTTCGGCCCCAGCACCGGACTCTGGCTCCTGCTGTTGGCCAAAGGCGGTGGCGACGACACCGTCAGTTCCGAACCCTGGGTGCCGAGGTCCCGCAGTCACGTCGTGACGTTTCCGACCGACCTCACCGACCGCGACGAGATCGACGCCGCAGTCACGCAGTTGGCGCGGCGCACTCTTGATGACGTGCTCGCCGAGGGTCGGGTCGTCACCCGCGTGGCCGTCACGGTGCGCACCAGCACCTTCTACACCCGGACCAAGATCCGCAAGCTGCCCGAACCCGACACCCGCGACTCCGTCATCGTCGCGACCGCGCTGGCGGTGCTCGACCAGTTCGAACTCGACAGGCCCGTCCGCCTGCTGGGCGTGCGCCTCGAACTGCGGATGCCGTCGACCTCCTGA
- a CDS encoding sensor domain-containing protein: MIATRRVIAALATGIVAATAALAGPATAAPQPPIPALTHGTHLENVLVGAGPLSRLIGVDGMHVVGTSTTLLDRTPTVEPARCVGAFEPGHRTAYAAAQPDDVVRAIVADGKPGRAVHSVNQTVVRVADRRAARDLVSAATADWARCSEQAVTSTPRPGRLDEWQLHPVHLRADGTILVQLQTSARATCERAMTATEAQEGAIIVDVMSCDKSGEDPAGQAERIAMTIVDNVGRAH, encoded by the coding sequence ATGATCGCAACCCGTCGAGTCATCGCGGCCCTCGCGACCGGCATCGTCGCCGCGACCGCAGCGCTGGCCGGGCCCGCCACGGCCGCCCCCCAGCCACCGATACCCGCCCTGACCCACGGCACCCACCTCGAGAACGTGCTGGTCGGCGCCGGCCCACTGAGCCGGCTCATCGGGGTCGACGGCATGCACGTCGTGGGCACCTCGACCACGCTGCTCGATCGAACCCCCACCGTCGAACCGGCGCGGTGCGTCGGGGCGTTTGAACCCGGCCACCGAACCGCCTACGCCGCAGCGCAACCCGATGATGTCGTGAGAGCGATCGTCGCCGACGGCAAGCCGGGCCGGGCCGTGCACTCCGTCAACCAGACTGTCGTGCGCGTCGCCGATCGCCGGGCGGCCCGTGACCTGGTGTCCGCGGCCACCGCGGACTGGGCGCGCTGCAGTGAGCAGGCCGTCACCAGCACGCCGCGCCCCGGCAGGCTCGACGAGTGGCAGCTGCACCCCGTCCACCTCCGCGCGGACGGAACCATCCTGGTGCAGTTGCAGACCAGTGCGCGGGCCACCTGCGAGCGCGCCATGACCGCGACTGAAGCGCAGGAGGGCGCCATCATTGTCGATGTGATGTCCTGCGACAAGAGTGGCGAAGATCCAGCCGGCCAAGCCGAGCGCATCGCCATGACCATCGTCGACAATGTAGGTCGGGCCCACTGA
- a CDS encoding sensor domain-containing protein, with amino-acid sequence MSRRSRAVVVSVAVLSAVIVLAVSAVLLIPQEDSSGSAAATQTPPTTTPTDMPSTPVPLEALTGLLLSPAEAGAVVGTKDMTGNPDYGDKVYEAMADKALVDESCMSLSPGLEIPYRASGFTGSRQQFLKGTDPDRKLVQTVVSFPDTRSAAAHFTVITNRWKACANRSINLAPVGGDPNHWNVADVVVLGAGDDAILTASRTEEGGAGWGCRDGLAARNNIVIDFAVCGEDVPESVLPAFVEAVTGKIKMAAR; translated from the coding sequence ATGAGCAGGCGAAGTCGCGCAGTGGTGGTCTCAGTCGCCGTGCTCAGCGCGGTGATCGTGTTGGCTGTCAGCGCCGTACTGCTGATCCCGCAGGAGGACTCCTCCGGAAGCGCCGCGGCCACTCAGACACCGCCGACCACCACACCCACGGACATGCCGTCCACACCGGTTCCCCTCGAAGCGCTGACGGGCCTGCTGCTGTCGCCGGCCGAGGCCGGGGCCGTGGTGGGGACCAAGGACATGACCGGCAACCCCGACTACGGCGACAAGGTCTACGAGGCGATGGCCGACAAGGCGCTCGTCGACGAGTCATGCATGTCCCTGTCTCCTGGTCTTGAGATCCCCTACCGCGCAAGTGGGTTCACTGGGTCTCGGCAACAATTCCTCAAGGGCACCGATCCCGACCGCAAGCTCGTGCAGACCGTGGTGTCCTTTCCCGACACCCGTTCCGCTGCAGCGCATTTCACCGTCATCACCAACAGGTGGAAGGCCTGCGCCAATCGCAGCATCAACCTGGCGCCCGTCGGCGGCGACCCGAACCATTGGAACGTCGCCGACGTCGTGGTGCTCGGCGCGGGAGATGACGCGATCCTGACCGCCTCACGCACCGAGGAGGGCGGGGCCGGATGGGGTTGTCGAGACGGTCTCGCGGCCCGCAACAACATCGTCATCGACTTCGCAGTGTGCGGTGAGGACGTTCCGGAGTCAGTGCTGCCCGCATTCGTCGAGGCGGTCACCGGCAAGATCAAGATGGCCGCGCGATAA